The genome window TCTGTGGCATTATTAAGTTTATATTTTCCAAAAACAGCGTTTAAATCCCTTATAACCATATCATCACATAGAATGATGGAATCATAATCTTCATGGTACAGGCTTTCAACTGTAATAAGAACGTTGTAGCCGTCTACTAAAAGAAGCACATCCTTTATTTTAGAAATATCAATGATTTTTTCCTGCCGCTTCTTTAATATTAAATCCGAAAAAATAGACCTCGCAAGGTAATTTCTCTCATCTTTATTTAACACATATTTATTTGCAACAAATTGTAGAGCACCTTTCTTTCTATAACCTCGGTTAAGAAGAAATCTCAGATCAAATGCTGCTCTTTTAAGCTTATTTTTTTCAATATGCATAATGGTTAAAAAAATAGTAATTGAATATATTACATTTTCAGCCTTTTCTTTTTGCTACTATTATAGGCACCCTGTCAGATGCATCTTCTGCACGGTCTGCTATATTACCTATTTTTTCTGCGATATTTTTAAGTTCCATAAACTTTAAAATACTAATTTCTTCAGATCTATATGATCCATAGAGTCTGCTGATTATCCTTCTTTCTACAATATCTCCTTCATCTTCTTTTTTTTCTATATCATGTGTTTTAGAAAGAGCAGCACCTAAATCAACATCAAGCATTTCTATACAATCTCTAAGTAATGCAA of Methanobacterium bryantii contains these proteins:
- a CDS encoding DUF434 domain-containing protein yields the protein MHIEKNKLKRAAFDLRFLLNRGYRKKGALQFVANKYVLNKDERNYLARSIFSDLILKKRQEKIIDISKIKDVLLLVDGYNVLITVESLYHEDYDSIILCDDMVIRDLNAVFGKYKLNNATEMALNKILDLISSYGPSYTCFFFDSPVSFSGKLAGLTKKIMDGYDLPGNVCLSKTVDTEIIKLSKLKNAIVATGDSVIIDKVDRVVDIPRYILELNRDNLNWTCRNL